A region of the Phaeodactylum tricornutum CCAP 1055/1 chromosome 1, whole genome shotgun sequence genome:
GACTCCCACTGCAATCACAAGAGCCCGTCCACGTCCGGCATTAACTAGACTGCCTGCAAAGACTACATTCTTTTGCTGTGTCAAAGGCGGCGATGCTCCCAGCACCACGCCTTCACCTGTTTTGGCAACGGGATGATTCTCTCCCGTCAATGAGGATTCGTCTAATATGAGTTCTACTGAGTCGACGACACGACAGTCTGCGGGAACGCGACTTGAAGGAACAGAAGTAAGCTGGAATGCATGTTGTTTCAAAAACCAAAAAGAACGAGAACTGTAACTTACTCTCCAGTTGCTAGTAGTACTAGATCACCAACAACAAGTTCCTTCGCAAAGAAACCATCGATAACTTGGCCGTCCCGTAGCACTGTACATGTGTGTGGCACGAGAGTCGCcaacttttccaaagcagcctCCGATCGGTATTCTTGAACCGCTGCAACCATGGACACGATAAGGAGTGCAAAGGCGATGCTGATTGCTTCCGACTGGTTTCCGAGAGCAATAGAAACGGCGGCAGAACCCAATAGCATAAGAATCAATGGCTCTTTCAACTGAGAGACGAGCGCCGTGAAAATGGGCGAGACGCACGCTGTGTATTGCGACATAAACGTCTTGTGTTTGTCGCCATCGTCACCTGGCATTCGATTCGCCCCAAATTCAAGTCGTAACGTTGAAATCTGGCGCGTCGACCATCCGTGGCTAAGGAGCTGCGTGCTCGAAGAATCGACGGAGAAGTTCCCATTTGCAAGGGCCGCCAAATGCCGAGCCACATCTTCCGGCTGCCAAGCGCATTCTTCCAACCGTGTATAGGGGTACGGTCTTGCCATACCGAGGAATAACGAAGAAGCCGGATTTCTACTATCTAACAAAACAACGGCCTTTTCTTAAGAAGTTCTGTGGTTACTCTTGTGTGGTGTGTAGGCCAGAAAGAGATGACAATCGATTTCAAGGTTTGTCACAGGAAGTAAGGTTGGTCGCTTTTCTTGGCCGAAAGAAATCGCGTGGAGAGCTGTTGGCGAAATCTTCGACTCGTAGAGCCAACCAAGGGCACGATTCGAGAAAAGGCATACGTTTTCACCGTCATTTAGCTCAATTTTACTGTCATCGACATGTCCCAACGTGAAAAGGTTTTTTTCTTACATCAATACTAAAGTCTAATATGGCCACTCTAGCAGGAGCTACACTAAGCCGGTGCAAGTCATGTCAAAAGCCACAGATAACTCTAGATAAGACAAGTGGGGGATAAACGAGAGAGAGATATGTGACCGTCTCTCGCTTCTTGCAGGCTATCCTTTATAAACCTTTTACGAAGCTACACTGTTTTCgcattcaccgtcagtcaaTTTAATCGCGAGGGCACGAATAATTTCTACAGACACAGCAAAATTCCGTGTCTCGCATAATTGGCCATTCCTATTCACTGTGAGAATTCGTTTTACTACCTATTTCGGTCAATTCGCCTCGAAGCCGACGGCTGCCAGATTATGACGGGATGAGAGTGCCCATGCAGTCTGTTGGTACATAATGATGTTGAAAGAACGATTGTTCCTGTAGTTATAAGCATCTCTTTCAGAGAAGGTAAAACCCCGTCATTGGTCATTTTTCTTGGTTGCAGAGCTGCTCAGATTGATCGCGTCGTCCGCCATTTTCAACGCGTCGGCAACCTCTTTCTCCAGCTCTGCACTGAGCTTCGCTTTCTCCGCTGCCACCTTTGATGCATCAGTGAATTTACTCATCGGCTGATCAGTATTTGACATAATTTCATTCTTTTGCGTTTGTGGAAGCCCCATCTTCGGTTGGTCCCATGATGCTGACTTTGCACCGTCCGTAGATGTGTTGATTCCACTTTGAGCCTTCAGTGTACCCTCCCCCGTGCCCAAAGCCTCCCGGGCAACCTTTAAAGCGCTTGCAACTTCCTCGCTGAGTTCCGCGTCGAAAGCCGGTGAAATTTGCTCATTCGGTAATGTAGAACTGGGCTGTTTCGAGATCGACTGTTTCGGCCATACGGCCTTTTTAGGCTGATTTTGCTCATCCATAACAGCCGAGCGTTCCTTTATTTGCTGCTGAACAGCCTCAAATCCTTTCGAAACAAACGCTTCACCAAGTTTCCAAGTCAACGTCAAAATCCCTTTACCGACAATCCATATAGCTTTGCCTGTAAAGGATGCTACTGTCTCAACAACTGTCCAGCCTATACTATCAGGATTTAGATTCGTCGATGGCTTTGGGGGTGGTATTTTGGGAGGCTTGGGTTTGGGCTTTTCTAGGCCAAGGAGTACTTTGGACGAAGTAGCTAATTCGTTCACTGTCTGTTTCGTTTGTTTCGCAGTCGTGTCGATTTTTTTCGGAAGCGCTTTTACATCATCAATCGCCTTGGCTGTGGACGCCATAGTGTTATCAACCGATGTTTGCACGTTACGAGCAGCTTCGGTCATTTTATCCGGGATGCTTGCAACTGTATCGATAGAGGTCTTTACTGCATCTGGAATTGTCTTGGCGAATGTACCAGTCTTGTCCACTGCGTCGGCAACCTTGTTTGGTATCGACAGCATACCACCCGCAAACCATTTAACGGTATCTCCTACTTGGTATACATTTTCTTTGATCTTTTGTATCTTCCCTTCGCGCTCCAAGGCTTCTTGACGAAGCCGTTCCTTGCGTTCCCAGTTGCGAATTTCCCGTTCCGCAATGGCTCGCTCAATCGGATTGCTTGATTGCAGCCTTTGAATGGATGCACTGATTTCTTGAGCGGCGGATAAGCGCGCTTTAATGACTGGTTTGGAGATGAGTTCCTTCGCTTCCGGTGTTTTGTTTTGCGTCAGACCGTAAGCACTATCGACGCCACTCCAGAAAGTCCCCTTGATTTTATCAAAGACCGTTTCGTTGGGATTTTGCATTGGTGCGGGGGGCGGAGGCACCTTCTTGGTCGATTTGGATTGGTACCGATCCATCAAGCGTTTTCCGGGCGTATCGCGGCCTGCTTGGTGACTGTAAAGACGATTCTTGAGCGTATCGCTGTAACCGTCCATGACCTTACTTTCCGATCTCGACGACGCAGCTTTATTCTTGTTATTGATAAATACGCTCTTCATCCAGTCCACTTCACCTTTTTCGGTTTGCTGTAACGGCACCTTGGACGAACGACGTTCCGAAGGACGCACCGAAGAAACAGCACCAGTCTTTTTATTTTGTTGTATACGATCGGTCCGGTACGACGACATCTGTTGCGAAACAAAAGCGCTCGCTCTGGGAAGGACAAactgcaacaacagcaacgtcTTCCAGGTCCTCATGTTGACGATTGGGTTGCGATACATCAGTATCGTTGCCGCAAAAACAAGGTATTGGAAATTTACAGTATCAAGAACACTCTCTAAAGAGCAGGAATTGCACAGTCAAAAGGGATGGTGTTGATTGACAGCGACTAGTTGACTGAGTTTGGTAAAACCTCGAAGGTCTGCTGTGCCCCAAGTCCAGTCCGTTTCGAACCTATTTGTCCCGGAAACGGCGGACCCGTTCCGTGAGCGTGCCGCCCCCATCTGCTTTCTGTTGGGGATCACGAAATAGAACGGACTGTGACAACTGCTTACGTCGACCCTCCA
Encoded here:
- a CDS encoding predicted protein, producing the protein MYRNPIVNMRTWKTLLLLQFVLPRASAFVSQQMSSYRTDRIQQNKKTGAVSSVRPSERRSSKVPLQQTEKGEVDWMKSVFINNKNKAASSRSESKVMDGYSDTLKNRLYSHQAGRDTPGKRLMDRYQSKSTKKVPPPPAPMQNPNETVFDKIKGTFWSGVDSAYGLTQNKTPEAKELISKPVIKARLSAAQEISASIQRLQSSNPIERAIAEREIRNWERKERLRQEALEREGKIQKIKENVYQVGDTVKWFAGGMLSIPNKVADAVDKTGTFAKTIPDAVKTSIDTVASIPDKMTEAARNVQTSVDNTMASTAKAIDDVKALPKKIDTTAKQTKQTVNELATSSKVLLGLEKPKPKPPKIPPPKPSTNLNPDSIGWTVVETVASFTGKAIWIVGKGILTLTWKLGEAFVSKGFEAVQQQIKERSAVMDEQNQPKKAVWPKQSISKQPSSTLPNEQISPAFDAELSEEVASALKVAREALGTGEGTLKAQSGINTSTDGAKSASWDQPKMGLPQTQKNEIMSNTDQPMSKFTDASKVAAEKAKLSAELEKEVADALKMADDAINLSSSATKKNDQ